GGGGCGGGGGGGGCAGGTCCCAAGATGGGGGGTCAGAGCTCGAGGCCCGGGGGGGTCCAGGCCCCGAGGTcacggggcgggggggggcagGTCCCAAGATGGAGGGTCAGAGCTCGAGGCCCGGGGGGGTCCAGGCCCCGGGCCGGCGGCGGCGCCCTCACTCCTTCTTCTTGTAGCTGCCCAGGTGGGCCAGCACCCAGCCGGAGGGCACCAGGAGGCTGACGAAGCAGACCGCCATGGCCGCCGTCTTCTCCTGCGGGGCACAAAGCGGGCCCGGGCGGGCGGCTCAGTGGGGCCCCGCGGGCAGGGAccccgccgcccgccgccccccgccccccgccccccgccgccgcctCACCACCAGGCTCAGCTCCTCCCGGGCCGGGCGCGCGTGCAGGGCCGCGCGGGGCAGGCGCAGGGGGCCGCGGGGCGTCAGGCCGCCGAGCAGCCGCGGGGCCAGCGCGGACATGGCGACGTCGGGGCGCGGGCGCGGGGAGCCGGGCCAAGGTCGCTCCGGGGAAATGTCAGCGGCGACCGGAAGTGACGAGGGGGGGCGGGGCTGCGTGGGCCCCGCCTCCCGGACGTGACGCGCGCGCCGCCCCGCCGCACGCCCCGTCGGCTTTTCCCGCGTCCCGCGACCCGGCCAATCCGGTGGCGGCATGCGTGTTGGGGCGGGGTTCTGTGCGGAAGGGGCGGGGCCGAAGCCCGCGGCGGCCTGGGAGGCGTGGGCCGCGCCCCTCCGCCCCGATCCCGCCTCTCCCGCTGGGGTGCCCCGCCCCTCCTGGCCTGCCCTGCTTGGGCACCTCCTAGCGGGCAGGATCGGTGCCAGGCGCCCGGGCAGCTGGGCAGAGAGAGCCGATGGCGTCCCGGGACGGGGTG
The Macrotis lagotis isolate mMagLag1 chromosome 3, bilby.v1.9.chrom.fasta, whole genome shotgun sequence genome window above contains:
- the COX8A gene encoding cytochrome c oxidase subunit 8A, mitochondrial, giving the protein MPPPDWPGRGTREKPTGRAAGRRARHVREAGPTQPRPPSSLPVAADISPERPWPGSPRPRPDVAMSALAPRLLGGLTPRGPLRLPRAALHARPAREELSLVEKTAAMAVCFVSLLVPSGWVLAHLGSYKKKE